AGTTTAAAAACCTATCTGTATTAAGTTGTTTTCATTTCATATGTTTCCCTTTTCTGCATTGCTGTGGTCAGTATAGCTTCTGTTTATTAATTTTTGTTGCATGTAAAGCGCATTGCTCAATTTTGGAAATGCGCTATATTAAGCgtcgtttgtatgtatgtatacctGACCATTCCTTGCTATGCTTAGCCATTCCTTGCTATACCTGACCATTTCTTGCTATGCCTGACCATTCCATGCTATGCCTGACCATTCCATGCCGAACATTTATTGCCACCTGAACATTTCTCATCATACTTTGCTATGCCTCGTCACGCCTTCCTATTCCTGACCATTCCTTGCTATGCCTGGCCATTCCTTCCTATGCCCGACCATTCCTTGCTATGCCCGACCATTCCATGCTATGCCTGACCATTCCTTGCTATGCCCGACCATTCCATGCTATGCCTGACCATTCCTTGCTATGCCCGACCATTCCATGCTATGCCTGACCATTCCTTGCTATGACTGACCATTCCTTGCTATGCCCGACCATTTCTTGCTATGCCTGACCATTCCATGCTATGCCTGACCATTCCATGCTATGCCTGACCATTCCTTGCTATGACTGAACATTTCTTGGTATGGCCGAACATTTATTGCCACCTGAACATTTCTCATCATACTTTGCTATGCCTCGTCACGCCTTCCTATTCCTGACCATTGTTCGCTATGCAtgacccacggttgtttgatgcatgTAGAACTTGAGTCATTATTAACTGAATGTAAAAATTGATAGCACTATTTATCTCAAACcttatttgcatgttttaaacatCAGAAAATTGAATAACAAAGAGCAGGGAAATTTCCTAAAAACTTTTGATCATGAATGAAGCAAGTAgtctcatattatttggctatagcgccctcaattttcacacaagtaTGCCGTTTATAGAatacaaattaccacaaaaaagcagaaaacgtTGAACAATTGATacagaaaggaaaataaatgttaaaaatatgtaaAATCTGTGCATAATAGTATGGAAGGTATAGAATTGAAAATGTTGTGTAAATAACATAAACAGATGGTGAATACATTTATGCACATAATTAGGTTAAGAATCCTCTATTTCTCTTGTCCTGTGCTTAAGATAAAATCTTACAATATTTGAATTCCAGAGGTTTAATGTTCATAAGACTGAGGTATTGTGAGAATGGCAAGACTATCATGGTTTGAAATCTTGATGCACTGTACTATTTACGTCAAAGAATTCGATTAACAATGCAGTCTTACACTACTAAGATGTCAACATTGTAATCATTAAAATGAAAAACAGGTTGCAGTTATATGAAACAACCCGCAAAAATAAAGACACGACTTAAAAATAACATCAAAAAGGTCAAATATGCATGGATCAAATGGTCAAATCTATATCACATTTTAAATGTATAACGTGTATAAATTGTTTGACACTTGCTTTTTATCGATTCAATCACATGTCGGTTTATAACAATCCTGAAAGAATAGAGTCGAGCAACATATTAAAGCATCCttgaattttgaaagaaaatattagAATGAAGAACTAACAACATTCAGAAAGTGTTCCAGTTCATTACAATGTCTTTCGTGTAACGATAGGAGTTATTTCAATTGAACAAAAATAACTTTACAATACTAAAGTTGAATTTGTTATTTCTTCCATGGTCTgggctgtgcgtatcgcgtacacaaGCGTAAACCTCCAAGCAATAAataatcacgctgattggctgatcaacggtcttACAACAAGActgttgacccattggttgtcggGGGGGGGCGGAGACCTTGACACTTCTACATGACCAGCGCGTACCTGGACCACGGAAGAAACAATGTGGGGGAAATATCGTTGTTGTCATCACAATATGTTAAAAATGTATTTCGACTGCGCTTTTGCCTTTTTACTATATATAGTACTGTGTAAGATAGCTGAAAGTTAAAACAGGCAATGAGTCCTTTGTGCGGGAAAATGGTGAAAGTTCCACAACAATATACGGGAGACATCTGGCCAAACAGTCAAGAATAATCGAAAGATTTCTGCTTCTAGGCATAACTTTATCGTGTCCGTTACTTTCCATTTCCATTCGTCTATACACGCGAGGATATATTAGGCACAGGAGTATCAGCCGAATACCTGTGATTCATAAAATCTCTGTAACATGTGCAACACAAGCGCGCCTCTGGACAGAACATCGCCATCATCTTGCCCAATTTCTGGCGGAAATCCTGGTAGTTTAACGTGTAAATGAAAGGATTAACACACATATTAAATAGTGCAGACACTATTGTGTAGTACGTAAAGACTCCGTTATAGTCAATGTATCCACCCATGTTACCGTTAAAGTACAGTATTTCATTAGGTCCCCAACAAATCAGGTATGTCAGAGATACAATGAACATGGTCTTGATGACATTCCGAGAAGCGCGACTGCTAAGAGATTGCTTGCCTTCTTTTGAACTGCCTGAAATAACTGGTCCACTGCTTCGAAGTTTAAATATGATTCGAGTATACACAAAGCACATTATTAGTAAGGGTAAAACGTAATGGTTAATTGGGACAATAACGCCAATTATAAAGCCAATTTGATCAGTCCACCATTGATGAGAGCAGCTATCTTGTCGAACCTTGTGCGCCATAGCCCATGGCAGCTCATGCAACATGCCTACAATCCACGGCAGAAGAGCTACTAATTTTGCTTTAAATGATGTAAACCTTTGGCGATAAGCTATCGGATGAAAGACAGCAATGTATCTTTCAATGGTAATATAGACCAGGTTTCCTGTAGAGGCTACAGCAAGTGCCCAGAGTGGATATTCCGATATCCAAACTTTACAGACGAACTCAGCACTTAGTCTATTATCCGGTAATGGGAAATTGGAAAATACTCCAAATCGGAATACAAACACAATGCTACTAAGTAAGTCAATTAGTGATTGGTTGCAAACAAGAATGTTTGTTACACCACGTAAAGGATAGCGTATACAAACCAGGATTACGATGCCATTGCCGATGACTCCAAGAAATCCGATGACGAAACTGGCTATGATCAGGACTAAGCGACCAATATCGACTGCTGAAGATGAATTGGTGTCTTCCAGATCACCAGTGGTAGGTTGAAAAATAGACATGTCTACAGCGTACGGATCTGCTTTTGTGGTCTCTCAAACCTCAGTACGATGCAGTTTCTAAATCACTATGTTCAGCTCTCTACGTTAATGACACGTCATTATAAGAATTCAGCAGAATGAAGACGTCAAATTTGTCAAAGCTATTTTACAAATAGCCTGTTTACCAGTTTTGCCCATTTAATAGCTTCGGATTTGCAAAGCAATAGGACAAAAATCAGTTCAGCAAGTTACAGTTAAATATTGGAGATCTTAAGAAACGTACGAAATTTGAAGTATGTAATAACACTTTATATTACCCGCTAGTCACTcgctggctattgttatacaaggctcaTGCAGTCTCTTAATATAAAGAATGGTCGTTGTTGAATTGAGCAAAATATTGTGAGCTACaccttttcaatttaaaattaatttactaggccaaatgaaaagcaataatttcagtaaatatcagaaaACCGATAACGATTGATACTTTGAAtaccctttatagaacccataccattcctcttccGTGTAAGCTATTTTTGTCTCAACATTTGAACgaaaacaccgctaggtcatgctcagTGGCATAGCGAGGGGGTGGGGCAGGtgggggcacatgccctgggAGCCCCCTATtagcatcgattctgtgcccctccaagcgatgaaagtcaaaatttcgcgcatttcagcacaaatcatttgaaagatcaatttaagaccgatattcaacttcattataaccaaaattaattagtggtagaccccatcagcgtttgaaataaggcgcatccttgcgtcaaatacccgtgaaagtaggcgcggacccgcaaatttcctacggtacgggtcgacatgacccgtaaaaattgaaccaagcaaatagcagaaaatcctagttttgttgttccactggaaaatctggttaacataatacgtccagctccctgtgtacactttcattttagtttcccatcttgaagttttcaacccgggttttcaattttctacaactAATTTACAtaccgtgatcgccgtagctaattctctctcaaGCAGGAGGTATTGCTAGTTATTGTTTCTATAGTCTACACCAACATTTAATACTTCATAatagtcggacccttgaaaacTAGAattttcaaaggcaagggtccggagtcggacccttgaaaatggtaaggacccttgaaatttcaaaggcaggaCCCTTAATCGGGGgcgtcattatgtatccttagccctagGCGCCACAAGCCCTAACTACGCTACTGGTAATGAACCCTCCATTAGCCTTAAAACTTATACGAAAGGTAATCAACACTTAACACTTAAATGATTTTGTCCAAACATTATCTTAAATATCCTTTATGCGGTCATTGTTAATATTAATAGTTTATGATAAAGCTAAATGATTCAGAAATAAAAcaataagaaaaaacaaaattatttgaatgaCCACTGCCCTTTGAAATCATCGTCAAATGAAATTTTCATACATCTCTTCCCTTTCATAATAATAAGCCGAAATATAAATTACTAAAtgaaatgtgcatattcatttaATTTATCGATTCATACTTCGAGATCGATGCAACgtcaagtattcgttattcaatctgtTTCAAGTCATTTGCTTCTTCTAACGAATATTTGTTGACGAAAAAAGTATATTTAATATCGCATATTATTTGATTGCGGTAGTATTcgatgcacaccgacatcgtccGGTTAATAATTAGcctacattatacagcagagacactgaaatgaatacccgggatcgcgATCGATACAtgtggatgtgctatgcacgatttgatattcagacgataaatctttggataccggggtagaaaatgatgaatatctccgtaattgatttagtctaaagaagccagattttgttccttatacgtgttcaacggatatgatagtcgttagcttgcatcttgagaaagaaccattgcgtctttGCACATGGAGCTTGTGACTGTGCTTTACTAAATAATCAgctttcacatactttttgaatatCGAAAATTTACCTCCCCATTCCTGAACTACGTCGATTTAaccaaaaaaaagaaattttcaattAATTCCCCATTAGTTTGGCTTGGGTAGGGACGTGCCTCTGAGAGTGAGAGCTCGTATATTTATATAATGAacccattttatttattttgatactCTAAGCCAAgattttttgatcaaatttattacaaatttgccaacttttttctcaaaacatttgttGTTTGGAACTGTTGGCTCGAGATTTACGACACTGAGCCAATTTCCCGACAAATGTGAGATTTTTTTAATGACCCATCTATATACTAATATTCATACAAACAACAGTGAAGAACGAACATTAAATGAGTATTGATCATATGAAATAAAGAAAGTgcacaataaaaacaaaagtcGAAACCGTGTTGTTTTTGGCCATGGTTGCCAAGGGAAAGCttcactttctttctttcgttatcAGCGATGGTAACAGTGCTATTTATGAGACGAATATAGTGTAATACCCATTGATTAATCCACGCGTATTTTGTCATGCGAAAAATTAACCAATATAATTTGCCATGCCCGACCATTCCTTGATGTAACTGAACATATCTTGATATGCGGCTATGCCTGACCATTCCTTTCTGTCTGACCATTCCTTGATGTACATTCGATTTTTTTTGTTATGCCTGACCATTTCTTGCTATGCCTGACCATTCCTTGCTATTACTGATTATTTCTTGCTATGCCTGACCATTTATTGTTGCCTGCACATTCCTCATCATACCTTCCTATACCTCGTCACGCCTTCATATCAGTGGCGTCCCCCCcgaacagataacacaattcaatgttatatcaaggcgaatgtggaaaatctgttgaaaactatatacctatccaaacacattttttgaccaaaatgtatgttttaaaagtcaaaacctcacgtgttccttacaatatttttcaaattttatgtcattaaatgaaaaagcacacttatattgtccatatactagaatcactagaatgagcaatggtcaattctctttaaattgcaaatcttgtgcaaaaagttactattttcgcctgttttgtcacacCGATGTAACttaaatgaactatgacttttaaaaagagcgcttacaaattgatatgaccaTTCTTCGCTATGTGAATTTAATGTGAAAACTGATGGcgctatatatttcaaactttatTTGCATATTGGTGTAGACagttttaaaacatcaaaaaatgaatAACAAAAAACAGGGAAATTTCCTAAAAACTTTTGTTCATGGAATGAATGAGCTATTTCATAGTCTCATATAATTTGgctatagcgccctcaattttcacacaaatatgccgtttataaaatacaaattatacaAACAAACAGAAGATTAATTATAACAAAATAAGAACATTCGGTACACTGTGCTTTGCAAGCGTAGCATCTTTTAATTTCAGATGATGGTATACGGTATATTAACTGTAGATCCAAGCAGTTACAATCTAATGAGTGAAAGTAGTTATAGGCGATTTTTTACTTATACCACAACTAATTTTACCAATAATAACCTGGCTTTAAAAAAGCACTGAGCTCAACTTTTTGGGTAAAACACTTGACAATTAATCAAAGGACACTGTAAAAACAGATGATCAGGGACAACAACTACCCACATACATTCCGCTCACAAATTTCCCCAAAACCtcgccttaatcatgttaatgagcTCACTGGAGTTGATCCATGTTGAATCAACAAAATTCTGAGTTACACaactttttttactttaaaatcatttttctcgaccgaatgaaaaacaataattacCATGTCCTGATTGTTGTTTTGACGCTGTATATCTagttttaaaataatcatgaactTGGGTCATTTCGCGCCATTTTTTTGTTGCTGTTGAtagaattgaatatatgaatacaaaagccacctaagtccatactttggccaaattgagttaagcatgggaaattgttgctatacataggcctgttatatgcatgaaagaacaactcaaattcatcctctgcgtctattgggcatgtgaaaaatagcatgtatgaaagaatcacccaattccatgatttgagtcttgtaacacattgattgaaatccagtatgtataaaagtccacttgtaacacattcattgctggagaatgacttttgaacaaaaaacgggtttaataaaggaaagtgtgtggtttatattacatggcagaatgcttatcaacattatacatacctgtgtgctttattttgtattatcttactagtggtaatctcattctaacattgttgtctttgtatatgattcaaaaaaccacctaagtccaaaatttaaaatgaaccccacgaagtccctgaaatgctaatcgtcatacctaatacaggttaatccactcatttgcacgtaaaacttaccatattgaccaggtaaatctaacagaaggaattaaaatgatacacaggtttttctttcaaaataacttcgcatggacttaggtggcttttgtattcatgtattcaattgatctTCGCCCGTGAGCATATCCGGATGACAACTTATTAGTTTGTCTAGGTGTTACTTAGTACTCAAGGTTAGTGGTTTGCTCGTAATTTATCCATTCAATTAATTAAGAGCATGCCCTTAATAATGTATTCACTAGAATACTAGAAATCATCCCCCTGATTATTCTCACTGTTGATaagtttttggtatcatataatagatcatatttttctcattaccatcctgaaatgtggtgctccaaatcggtgtatttccgaagaagaCTCAGATACCAGTTCGCCCAGAAAACGTACTGGCTTGCTAATTGTGCACTGCTACTTATTCACaattacgctgaaaatgttctggTTTTCTCAGATAGATGCATAAAGGGAacgatatttgaaattgtatacaAGTTAGGagacaatccatatcataaaccAATAgggtcccccccccccttaatgaTCAGTGTGTTAATTCGTGTTGCTAGAGAAGCGGGCGGGAATATGTGATTTGGAACCGTGGACCGATAACACTATGATGCTTCAATGCCATTGGCTTTCTTTATAGCTCTGTAAGAGCACTGGTCTAGATACTAGAGGTACACATAACTTACGAGCATAATTTATCAGGTTTTTAACTAGTAAGTaatatgtacccagcaaacacaaaaacgttttaaaaacgtttttaataagttatattttggcttttggtttacataaaaacgttttaataacattaaaatgtcgggttatataaaggtcatgaaaacgttttaaaacgttttgtatgaaaatacactacaacaatatttttaaaatgttttaaaaaatgttattgtaaactattttttgcaaacattttttgccaaatattttgtcaacacttaaataacattatgttaaaatatttgcactcagcaaacacagaaatgttcttaaaatgtttttttttaacgttttaataacatttaaatgtcgggttatataaaggtcatgaaaacctttttaaaacgttattgcaaatattttgggcagacatttttcgcaaaatattttttcaaccccaaaataacattttatttagaatgttttgtatcaagttttcaaaaatgtttttggaatgttattaaaacgttttatactctttatataacccgacatttaaacgttttctctaaaacatttttttgtttgatgagcagtagattatcaaaaaatgatttgtaatgttatgaaaacgttttatacccttaatataccctttatataacctgacatttaaacgttttctgacaaccttttataaccttttgcgaatgatatcgaaaacgttttgtgtttgctgggtagtcaagTAATTAAAAGGTTGTCGTATCGTTTTGAGCAAAATCATAATGCTCTGTACCACACTGTCGTTTTGCCGCTTGAATAGAACCAGATGCAGACTTCGCCTCTTGACGAAACTGCCTTCAATTTGCAAAGTTGAACCTTCTTATGAGATGAAAGAATGTAGCGTGTTTTTGTGCAGGAGCCACGGCAAGCATCAGGAATAATACGTGCCATCCTTCCAAATAATATTACCGAGTCTGGCTAGAAAATCAAGGGTCTCTTTACGTCCGTGGATAAACTGAGCATTTCGACTTTTTAAAGATAACCGGG
The Amphiura filiformis chromosome 3, Afil_fr2py, whole genome shotgun sequence DNA segment above includes these coding regions:
- the LOC140147271 gene encoding allatostatin-A receptor-like, with protein sequence MSIFQPTTGDLEDTNSSSAVDIGRLVLIIASFVIGFLGVIGNGIVILVCIRYPLRGVTNILVCNQSLIDLLSSIVFVFRFGVFSNFPLPDNRLSAEFVCKVWISEYPLWALAVASTGNLVYITIERYIAVFHPIAYRQRFTSFKAKLVALLPWIVGMLHELPWAMAHKVRQDSCSHQWWTDQIGFIIGVIVPINHYVLPLLIMCFVYTRIIFKLRSSGPVISGSSKEGKQSLSSRASRNVIKTMFIVSLTYLICWGPNEILYFNGNMGGYIDYNGVFTYYTIVSALFNMCVNPFIYTLNYQDFRQKLGKMMAMFCPEARLCCTCYRDFMNHRYSADTPVPNISSRV